TCCCGGTAAAAATTTAATAAATGTTCGGACAAGCCGACGGGACCGGAGAATAAAAACAGTGGGACTTGAATCTGCCGGCGTTCCACTGGTTATACCATTGAGCCGGGCAGTCTCCTGTCGGTTTAAAAAACCAGAGGGAATGGGTGGCCGGATGGAATCTTTCCCCGTTGATCACCCGCCGGGCCAATCTTTTTTCGTTCTCCCGCGCGGGCTGATAAAAATATCCCTTTTGCACCGCTTCAAAGCCCCCCGGCGATTGGAAAACCATATCGGTGATGCTGCGGATCGGCTGGAAATCCAGGCAATCGGCCATCACCCGGTTAACGCCCGTGTTGCCCACCATCAGCATACCCAAATTGCCGTCGCCTTCCGCTTCCGCGCGCATGAGTCTCGCCAGCAATTTCACCTCTTCTTCGTTATAGGAGATGACCGCCATATGACTCCTCCCGATGGGAAATTCATAAAACAACCGGACGGAAGCTCCGCCGGAAGACATGCCGATAAAAGCCCATTCCATTCTATGTATATGTTTTTTTCCCCGGAGCCATGACCATAAAAAAACGTCCGCGGGAGGATGCGGACGGAAAAAAGGGGAAGAAGGAGCGGAATGTTCTCCTTTTCCCCGGTTATTCGATTTTTAACAATCTTTTCAGCCGGTCCCCATCGGCCAAAACGCCGACGAAGAAGGAGCCGAATTCCCCGTAGCGGGCGCTGACTTCATCGAAGCGCATTTCATAAACCAATTTTTTGAATTGCAGGACGTCGTCGGAAAACAGGGTGACCCCCCATTCATAATCGTCGAAACCGACGGATCCGGTAATGATCTGTTTCACTTTGTCGCCGTATTTGCGCCCGGTTTCGCCGTGGCTTTTCATCAGCTCGCGGCGTTTTTCCAGCGGCAGCATGTACCAGTTGTCGTTGCCTTCCCGGCGCTTGTCCATCGGGTAGAAGCAGATGTACTTCGTTTTGGGCAATTGGGGGTACAGCCTGGAGCGGACATAGGGATTTTGATAAGGATCCCCGTCGCCGCCGCCCATGTAATTGCTCAATTCGACGACGGAAACGTAGGAATAGGCGGGCAGCAAATATTCAAACAGCTTCGTTTTGCTTAATTCGGTTTCGATGTCGTTCAATTCTTCCATGGTCGGCCGCAAAATCATGAACAGGAAATCCGCCTTTTGGCCGACGACGGAATAAACGGCATGGCTTCCCTTCTTTTCCTCGGCGGTCTTTTCCCACTTGGAAACGATGGAGAGAAATTCGTTGACCGCCTTTTCCCTTTCTTCTTCCGGCAAGGTCTTCCATTGCACCCAGTCCACGGTGCGGAAGTCATGGAGGCAATACCAACCGTCCAACGTGGCGACAGCTTCAGCCATTTTCTTCACTCCTTCAACAGGCATTAATGGATATGTACGGATAGCGGCCGCCGGCCGCCGTTTGGCGCTTTCATTCATAACTATAACATATTTTCAACATTTCCCATGTGGATATACTTTTGACAAATTGGTGGCAGTTTTTTAACATTTTCCCCGTCCCTTTCTCCCCGTTCGGGGAAGGGGAAGGGAAACGGGGATTCCCTGCCGTTTCCGGCCCCGGGGATGAGAAACTTGCAAATTTTTTCACAAATAGTATGCTAAAGAAAGAAGGAGGACGAGACCATGGATTTGTTTCAAGTGGTGAAAGACAAAGTAAAAGGAAAAAATAAAAGGATCGTTTTTCCCGAAAGTTCGGATGAACGGATCCTGAAAGCGGCCTGCCGTCTTTCGGAAGAAAAATTGCTGATCCCGGTCTTGATCGGGAACCGCCAAGAAATTGAAAAACAGGCCGTCGAATTGGGCCTTTCCCTTGACGGTACGGAAACGGTTGATCCGGCCGGATACGGGGACATGGAAGGCCTGGTGGAAAAATTCGTCGAGCGGCGGAAAGGAAAAATAACCGTCGAAGAAGCGCGGCGATTGCTTCGGGAAGACGTGAATTATTTCGGGACGATGCTCGTTTACGCCGGGCAAGCCGACGGGCTGGTAAGCGGCGCCGCCCATTCGACGGCGGACACGGTGCGTCCGGCTCTGCAAATCATTAAAACGAAACCGGGAGTAAACAAGACATCCGGCGCCTTTATCATGGTCCGCGGCGAAGAAAAATACGTTTTCGCCGACTGCGCCATCAATATTGTCTTGGACAGCAGGGATCTCGCGGAAATCGCCGTCGAAAGCGCGAAAACGGCCAAGATCTTCGGGATCGAGCCGAAGGTGGCCATGCTGAGTTTTTCCACCAAAGGTTCCGCCCGGTCGCCGGAAACGGAAAAGGTGATCGAAGCGGTGAAAATCGCCAAGGAGATGCAGCCGGATTTGGTGATCGACGGCGAATTCCAGTTCGACGCCGCCTTCGTGCCGTCCGTGGCCAAAAGGAAGGCCCCGGATTCGGTCATCCAGGGCGATGCCAACGTGTTCATTTTCCCCTCTTTGGAAGCGGGAAACATCGGTTACAAAATCGCCCAGCGGCTGGGGAATTTTGAGGCGATCGGACCGATTCTCCAAGGCTTGAACGCCCCCGTGAACGACCTGTCCCGCGGCTGCAACGAAGAAGACGTCTACAAGCTGGCGCTGATTACCGCCGCCCAATCGCTGTAACGGACATCCATCCCGGCGCGGCCCGGCCCGCGGGAACCCGCCCCCGGTGCGAAGAAGCTTATGCCGCCTGCCGGTCAGACGATCGGGCCGGCGGTCCGGCATTCCGCGGATGCGGCTTTTCGGGTTTCGCCGCTTTTCCTGCGCCCTTTCGCCTTCCGCTGCCTGCCGGCATTTTCCGGGGGCCGCTTTTTTTATGGTAAAATCAAAATCAATGGAAACAGCAGAAAAGGTGGCTTTGTTGATGGGAGAAACCTTGCTTTATCAACGGCAATGGCGGATCATGGACCAATCGGGATTGGGCCCGGGGTTCGATCCGCTGCAATCCTTTGCCATCGACGATACCCTCTGCGAATCCGTCGGAGGCGGATACGCCCCGCCGACCGCCCGGGCCTGGGTGCATCACCGGACGGTCGTATTGGGCATTCAGGATACCCGCCTGCCCCTTTTGGAGGAAGGGCTGCGCTTTCTGGCGGAGAGCGGCTACCGCCACGTCGTCCGCACATCGGGAGGGCTGGCCGTCCCGTTGGATGAGGGCATTCTGAACCTGACCCTCGTTTTTCCGGAACGGGAACATGCGATCGACATCAACCGCGGGTACGAAGCGATGTACGCCTTTGTCCGGGCGATGTTCCGCGATCTGACCGGGGAGATCGAGGCGAGGGAAATCGCCGGTTCCTATTGTCCCGGAAATTATGATTTGAGCATCCGGGGGAAAAAATTTGCCGGCATCTCCCAGCGCCGTTTGAAAAAAGGGGTGGCCGTCCAGATCTATTTGTGCGTGACCGGAAGCGGGAGCGAACGGGCGGAAGTCATCCGGCAATTTTATGCCCGCGGGATCCGGGACCTGCCGGTAAAGTACGGCTATCCGAAGATCGTCCCGGAAAACATGGCTTCCCTGTCCGAGCTGTTGGGAGGGGATTTGACGGTGGAAGAAGCCGTCCTCCGCTTTTTCCGGACGGTCCGGACCTTCAGCGGGGAGAATTGTTATTCGGGGGCGCTGAATGAGGAGGAGACGAAGCGCTATCCCTATTATTATGGCCGGGTATTGGAACGGAACGAAAAATGGCTGAAGAACACCGACGGAAAATGAGCCGCTTCCCGGATGCCTTCCGAAGCGGGAATCTTATTGAAGCGGGGGTCGAGGGTTTGCCGGTCCGCGCCGGTCAACCCCCTTTGGCGAACATTTTGCGGGAAATTTGGCGGACGCGGGCACGGACGCACGGTCCGGTCCGCAACGGCCCCTTTTTTTTTCAGGCCGGCAATGTTTCGGGATAGGTCCGGTCCGTATCGGTCAAATCCCCCGGAAGGCCGGGCGATTTCCGGCATGGGTAAGTGCCGGCCCGGCGGCATCCACTCTTTCCCGAAGCCATCCTCCGATGAGGGGAACGTCCGGGCGAAGGGCGATGGCCGGTGCCGCAATCAAAAGGAAAGGAGCCCGTTCGAGCGAAGGGCTCCTTTTTCGTACGCCCGGCATGGGTGTGACGCTATAGGGTGAAAGTCCCGAACGGGGGCTGGCGAGCGCCTACCGTTAGCTGAAGGCAAGGGTGTCCGCTGTGAGGCGGAATCCGAAGGAAGCTGGAGGCAAACACTCGACCTGAGGTACACGAACCCAATCGGAGGCCGTCACAGTC
This is a stretch of genomic DNA from Caldibacillus debilis DSM 16016. It encodes these proteins:
- a CDS encoding cell wall hydrolase, with protein sequence MAVISYNEEEVKLLARLMRAEAEGDGNLGMLMVGNTGVNRVMADCLDFQPIRSITDMVFQSPGGFEAVQKGYFYQPARENEKRLARRVINGERFHPATHSLWFFKPTGDCPAQWYNQWNAGRFKSHCFYSPVPSACPNIY
- the hemQ gene encoding hydrogen peroxide-dependent heme synthase is translated as MAEAVATLDGWYCLHDFRTVDWVQWKTLPEEEREKAVNEFLSIVSKWEKTAEEKKGSHAVYSVVGQKADFLFMILRPTMEELNDIETELSKTKLFEYLLPAYSYVSVVELSNYMGGGDGDPYQNPYVRSRLYPQLPKTKYICFYPMDKRREGNDNWYMLPLEKRRELMKSHGETGRKYGDKVKQIITGSVGFDDYEWGVTLFSDDVLQFKKLVYEMRFDEVSARYGEFGSFFVGVLADGDRLKRLLKIE
- the pta gene encoding phosphate acetyltransferase → MDLFQVVKDKVKGKNKRIVFPESSDERILKAACRLSEEKLLIPVLIGNRQEIEKQAVELGLSLDGTETVDPAGYGDMEGLVEKFVERRKGKITVEEARRLLREDVNYFGTMLVYAGQADGLVSGAAHSTADTVRPALQIIKTKPGVNKTSGAFIMVRGEEKYVFADCAINIVLDSRDLAEIAVESAKTAKIFGIEPKVAMLSFSTKGSARSPETEKVIEAVKIAKEMQPDLVIDGEFQFDAAFVPSVAKRKAPDSVIQGDANVFIFPSLEAGNIGYKIAQRLGNFEAIGPILQGLNAPVNDLSRGCNEEDVYKLALITAAQSL
- a CDS encoding lipoate--protein ligase family protein, with the protein product MGETLLYQRQWRIMDQSGLGPGFDPLQSFAIDDTLCESVGGGYAPPTARAWVHHRTVVLGIQDTRLPLLEEGLRFLAESGYRHVVRTSGGLAVPLDEGILNLTLVFPEREHAIDINRGYEAMYAFVRAMFRDLTGEIEAREIAGSYCPGNYDLSIRGKKFAGISQRRLKKGVAVQIYLCVTGSGSERAEVIRQFYARGIRDLPVKYGYPKIVPENMASLSELLGGDLTVEEAVLRFFRTVRTFSGENCYSGALNEEETKRYPYYYGRVLERNEKWLKNTDGK